CCATCAGGAATGCCCAGGCTGATTATCACTCCCTACCTATTCCAGCTTTGGCCACTGAAGTGAGGTAAAGAGTCTCCTCTCCTGGCTTCTGATAAAGGAAGATGGTGCAGGGCCCCATTGAATAATGCTTCTGTGGAGAAAAGAAGTAGCTTTTAAGGGGAAACTTCAGCTTTACTTCCCTGAAAAAGCTGGAGAAATGAGATTTTCAGGAGATCCCAGGATCATGGGCTTACCTGAATGTAGTGACACATGTGCATGGGCAACAGGCAGTGCTCAGTGGCCACGAAAAGGCATGCGCCCATGTTGGCTGTGGTGTTATGTAGGTCAAACATAAAGTCATAGGCCTGAGATGAACCCCTGGGCCCAAAACTCTGGTTGATCTCCTGAGCACGTTGAACTTCATAGTGGTCTATGTCAGAGTCCTTGGAGCTAAGAAACAGATGAGCAAAACAAAGGTGATGACAAATTGGCAGATTCCTGGGCCAAAAGAGGGATTTCAACCAGGACTGAAGGTGAGATGACATTTTCCCATggaggtcttccagatgtttttgaactacaactcccatcagccctagcaagcctGGTTAATGGCGTGGGATgagaggagttgtagttcagaaacatctaaaGAGCCAAAAGTTCTCCACCCCAGCCTTATGCAGCAAAATCCAGCCTTGAGTGATGATTTAGCACTCCAATACATCCTCAGATCTAGCTGAGAGGAATGCAAACCAAACTCTTGCCTTTCCTAGGGAAGCTCTGCAGAGCAACACACAGGGTCATAGACTCACGTGAGAAATTCATTGAGGAAAGCCCGATTAAGATCCCTCCCAATGTAGCGCACACATTGCTCAACTGCCCGTGGGTTGCCCAGGAAGGGCGTAGCTTGGAAGGTGCCACGTTGCAACTCAGAGGGGTCCCTGAGCCAGTGCTTGGCCAGGTAAACTCCCGACATCTCATTCCCATGGGTGCCCCCAGAAACGGCCACTCGTTTCAAGGAGGGAAGACGTTGAAGTTCCGCCATGACTGTGGTGGTTTTGGCTCCTGTTAGGAGAAAGAAAGCCAAGAATTGACTGTTGCCCTTTTGGAAACATCAAAGAATTCCCTCCATTTGCACCTAGCCAAACCATTTCTGTCCCTCAAAGCCCTCCTTAAGAGCAaagcctttatttgtttatttcataacatttatatgctgcttgattgtaaaaaaaaattcaaagcagtttacgaaaGATAACACAGTAAAATTTCAACCctattttaaaacatacagacgttaaaataccaaaacagattaaaattacttcctAAGCACCAGGgtgggcttgcctaaacaagaatgtttctagcaggcaccaaaaagagtgcAATGAAGATACCTCTtgatctcaagaggcagggagttccaagtgtatgcgctgccacactaaatgactgagttcttacaaatacAGAAcatgtattatgtggcacctattATGTAGTGCCAATTTCGCCAATCGAAATGGCCGAGGGGGCACATGGAGGGTAAGGTGAGCTGATACATAAACCGGTCCCCAGTTCTTAAGGGCTTTATATCCTAACAGTGACACCTTAAACTTGGCTCGGCAGCAAATCGGCAAccggtgcagatctctgagcacaggtgttttatgctgacaaggcctcactcctgccagcaatcatgctgcagcattttgtACTAACTGCAGTTTCCGGATCAAGCAAGAGTGAAACCCCAcatagagtacattgcagtaaATCCACAGCATTGGAAATTCACGAACTACTGTGGCAAGGCTTTCCCAGTCCAGGAATGACTGTTGCTGTTGAATCAGTCGCAGCTGGTCAAAGGAACTTCTAGCCACAAAGCCTCCTGTGACCAAGCTGACCAGATGCACCCCCAAAttgtgaacctgctccttcagagggagtgcagccCCATCCAGGGTAGGCAGCTGACCAATTTCTCAGACACGGGAGCTACTCACCCCCAGCGCCTCTGTCTTGCCAGAATACAAGCTCAGCTTGTTTTAGCTCATTCATTTCACCGCTGCATCCAGGCAGCAGCCTCTTTTGATTCAATGGTTAAGGAGAAATAACCATTAGCAAACTCCTAATGAccactcccagtggcttcatgtagaatGATATTAAACAGCAGTGGAGATAAGACAGCCCCCTGCAGCACCCCATAAGAGCCACCAGGGGGCACTCTCCCAATGCTACTCTCTGGACTTGGTTCTGAAGGCAGGATTGGGACCACTGTGATACCATGCTCCCAATTCCCATTTTCTGAAGCCGGTCCAGGACTTTCAAAGCCTCACACATCCTACAGTGTCTTCAGATAGTTAACtttctgctgcttccatttctccacCTCATCAGGCCCTGGCAACCTCCCTTCACCCTGTCATGACTTGAAAGCATAGGTGCTATTTGGAGAGAGCAGCAGAGGGAGTTTGCATCTAAAGTGACTATTATctcaaacatttaaatggtttgcaTGTTATTGGTATGCATATGCAAAAAGCCACAAATCTCTTGCTTAAAAAACatgtgcacacccacccacatgaCTTTAATTATTATgagatttaaataataaaaaagagggaggagggagaaacacTCATGTTCTCAAGTTTCATCTTTCATAATGTCATGAATTTGGCCATCTTGATAATGGGGAACGCCCAGCTGATGAGCGGCAGGGACGTTAACAAAAGAACTGCTGTAGTCATTAATAACTTAATATGTTTTTCTGATAGTTGGGAATCTGGCAGCCTTTAGAATGCAACACCCAGGAGCATTTGGGAACACGACATTCCTCATATCTAAGCTGAGGGGCAA
The nucleotide sequence above comes from Podarcis raffonei isolate rPodRaf1 chromosome 1, rPodRaf1.pri, whole genome shotgun sequence. Encoded proteins:
- the ACY3 gene encoding N-acyl-aromatic-L-amino acid amidohydrolase (carboxylate-forming) isoform X1, yielding MAELQRLPSLKRVAVSGGTHGNEMSGVYLAKHWLRDPSELQRGTFQATPFLGNPRAVEQCVRYIGRDLNRAFLNEFLTSKDSDIDHYEVQRAQEINQSFGPRGSSQAYDFMFDLHNTTANMGACLFVATEHCLLPMHMCHYIQKHYSMGPCTIFLYQKPGEETLYLTSVAKAGIALELGPQPQGVARADCLAQMRSIMACALDFIELFNKGTLFPAFEIEAYKVVERVDFPRYPDGEISAVIHPNLQDKDFQPLKPGDPIFQTLSGDVILYEGDSITYPAFINEAAYYEKKVAFVKMEKRTFAQPALQKEL
- the ACY3 gene encoding N-acyl-aromatic-L-amino acid amidohydrolase (carboxylate-forming) isoform X2, whose protein sequence is MNELKQAELVFWQDRGAGGAKTTTVMAELQRLPSLKRVAVSGGTHGNEMSGVYLAKHWLRDPSELQRGTFQATPFLGNPRAVEQCVRYIGRDLNRAFLNEFLTSKDSDIDHYEVQRAQEINQSFGPRGSSQAYDFMFDLHNTTANMGACLFVATEHCLLPMHMCHYIQKHYSMGPCTIFLYQKPGEETLYLTSVAKAGIALELGPQPQGVARADCLAQMRSIMACALDFIELFNKGTLFPAFEIEAYKVVERVDFPRYPDGEISAVIHPNLQDKDFQPLKPGDPIFQTLSGDVILYEGDSITYPAFINEAAYYEKKVAFVKMEKRTFAQPALQKEL